TTTTCGATTCAACGCTTTCGTTTTAAATTTTCTAGGTTTCTAGTGATTCTATCATAAATAGttataaacaaacaaataatatgacCTGTTATTTACAAAATAGAATTTACATTAGatcattgataaaaaaaacccataaattgtggaaaaataaaaaacacaacatATCTTGCTTTCatcattttgaatttcaatgttTCAATCTTAATATGAAGAAGATTAACAAATTTGACTCTAGAAGtgataaaaacatattagtAGGATATTTTGAAACATGCAAGATCTGGAGAGCTTACAACTTAGGACAAAGACATTCAATCATTAGAAACATTTAAAAGTACAATGTCTTTCAATTACAAGTCTTAGAAAAATGTTTGACAAAAGTTGCACcctaaacaaaaatttattaaaatggaaGAATTCCTCAATAGATCAAGAAGTAGCGTCTTTGCATAAAAATGAAGGTCAAACATGCTAAAAATTGCTATACTTTATCAAAAAGTGTCTTAGTTAACACACTATTTTCTATTATTCTAAAtggttagaatttttaatacacaatatataaaagaaagtcTTTTGAAGATCAAAGTAGAAGAATTACTTAAGTTTAAGTATGCCTCTGATGAAAAATTATAGGAAACAAATAACCTAACATGACATAGAAGGTCAtacttgaaaaatatttttgagcatgacataaatttttttctttattctgaATGGGAAAGCTTCCTAAAGGAATCTTCTAAAGATCAAATAGAAGTGAACatagtgaaaagaaaaactttgatatatttgttGATATACCTTGTGTGTGTAGTAGTTTCAATAAAAAACATCCAACTTGATTCTTATTCTTTACTTTGCAAAGTTAGCTAGTTTTAAGCTATATTTTTACATTGTGAGTTGAATGTAATCAAACTTTATTGTTTACTAAAGGTTAGTAACACTCTAATATTAAATACTTGAAAAAAACTTATTGTACtaataattaattgtaattaattttttaagtagttaaattctttaaatttgaaacaaaattggACATATCTCCTATTGAGTGAATTAATGTAAATAAGTTATTCCTTATTCACATTTTAACTGTCGCAATTTTTTAAAACCTCTGATACAAATATTTTGTAACGTgtgttcatttaaaaaaaaaaaatcaaagatttGCACTTAGTTTACATTTCTACACTCTTCAACTCTCCCTTTTGtgatatttacattttaaacaatcccattatttaatttgttttagtgACAATCAACGCCATCTACATATTTTAGCCATgaaatttcacaacaaaaagTATTTTCAATAGTTAACCTTTTACCTAATGGAGAAATATTATATGCTCTCGTGAGTTTTTTGGTTAAATGAGGTCACcaataaataacttattttcaaCCAAGCGATAACTTTTCCACCTTTTGACAGTGAATTGGCCTCTTTGCTCAAATTCTAGTTTTTATGGGGTGCCACAATTTAACGTGTGATATGTCTCCCTAAAAACCAAGAATTATGGGAAGAACAAATTTAGATGTAATATCACAAATAATGTGCTAAAGAAATATCACTTTCGCTTTAGTAATTGTAgtaataaaagattttattatcattaaaataaaattctaattttaattaaacaataacaTCTATAATATTGTgcataagttatttttaaaaaataaatttacttagaGAAATTTGTCCAATTTAGAATAAGATTGAAAAATTAGAGaatgtttaaattatgaaatcaaATAGTCTGATATATAGCAAGTAGAATATCCAAATACGATGCTATAAACCTTTCCATAGTTTCAGATTACAAAACACGGCGAGTGATTTAGCGTTTCACCAACCTAAAAAGATAAGGTTCAACATTTTCTTAGAATGTAGTACACATGCATCATTTCTTCAGATTATTGCAAGAAATTAGGGAAAAATCATAATCAAGTGAGAATCGAATGgcgttttcttttttcttccttttaataacgattattattactattaattattaattataactcaAACCAGTGGAAGATACAGCGAACATGTACAcacagtttttaaaattaaaaaggaatgTGTCACGGAATATTCCGCTCCCCaaatcacaaattttatttatttattttttggaacTGCTAATTACGAAAcgcttttgtaaaattttaaacgtTAAATTAttcctttaatttaatttattatattttaatctcctttaatctttataaaattagatgataaagattaaaaaaaatgttatgtatagatttaaaatatttaatttgataagaAATAAAAGTGAATAGTTTCTaattataaagaataaagaaaacataaaatgcaGTGAATAGTGTTTTGTTTGCCCGTAAAAAATGAAGTATAAAGTAGGAAGTCAATTAAATATCCTCTTCACTTTCGACCAGTTCCCAATCCCACCTCACCAATTTTCTCACTCGAGAATTTTCCCGGAAAATTTCACCCTCTTCCATTCccacccaaacaaaaacaaatcaattCTTTCTGATTCTTGAACAATCCAAaagagagaaattaaaaatcatGGCTTCTTTGagatcttcttcttcattctgGTGCTACCGATGCAACCGCGTCGTTAGGGTTTCCCTCGCTGCAGAAGCGCAGCGAGATCCTACCATTCTCTGCCCCGATTGTCACTCCGGTTTTCTCGAAGAGCTCCACACGCCTCCCCACTCGCGTCGATCCACGCGCGCCGGGTCGCCCTTCAATCCCGTGATCGTGTTGCGCGGGGGAAACGGAAACGAAAACGCAAGCGCCAACGAAAACGAAAACGATGTCGCCTCGGGGAACTTCGAGCTCTACTACAACGACGGCGTTTCGGGTCCGGGCCCCAGCGGCCTGCGCCCGCTGCCCGCGGGCGTGACCGACTTTCTCATGGGCTCCTCGGGCTTCGATCACTTGCTGGATCAGCTGGACGGCACCGCGGTGCGCCTCGACCGGGCAGCGTCGAAGGCGGCGATCGAGTCGATGCCGGTGGTGAAGATCCTGGCGAGTCACGCGCACGCGGAGTCCCACTGCGCGGTGTGCATGGAAAATTTTCAAGTGGATTGCGATGCACGTGAGATGCCGTGCGGGCACGTGTATCACTCGGAGTGCATCGTGCCGTGGCTGTCTGTGCGGAACTCGTGCCCCGTGTGCCGCCGCGTGGTTCCTTCAGATGAAGTTGATGATAACAATACGATGGGGTTAACCATATGGAGACTCCCTGGGGGAGGATTCGCTGTGGGCAGGCTCATCGGTGGTAGAGAACTGCCCCTGGTGTACACGGAGATGGACGGCGCGTTTAACGCCTCTAACGGCGTTCCCAGGAGAGTCTCCTGGGATTCTTCTATCGGTAGGTCTAGAGAGAGTAGGGGCTTTGCTTCTGCTTTTCGGAATCTTGTTTCCTATTTCGGAAGAGTTAGGAGTTCCTTTTCTCGTGGAACGAGAAACTCGCGTCTCAATGGAAGATCACGCTCTGCCACAACCATTTTTTCTAGGTTCAGGAGTCGATCAAGATTTTAAAAGAGTACGATTTCGACCACAGTGTCAAGATTTTTTCAGTCATCGTGACACAATCCCTATTCGCCagatatattttcaatttcctAAAATGAAACTGAAACCATGACAACAATGGGGTTTCGGTTTTCctaatgtttttttagtttgttcAAGTATTCGTTGAATTTAGGggaattttaattgtttgtaaTGTTTCTAGTCTGTTTATTGATTTTGATACTGTAAATAACTAAAACTGATAAATGGTTTATGCAATTGCTGAAGGGTGGTTTTGAATTAGCTCAAAGTTACGGATAAAGATCGGATTGTCtaaattttagatatttattttaaatttgatttatggGGTTGAATATGATTTTTCTGATCTTCATTTAACTGTTACAATTAGTTCACTGTATGAATGTGTTGAACTCACGACTCTGGGGGAATTGAGTTCAGGGCTTTGCTGTTTGTTTGTGGTTGTGATGAGGTGTAGttaggaagaaagaaaggaagtTTAGATGTCTTGTTGGGGGTGGAAACATGAGGGAGAAGAGGATCTTGTGTAACTGTTGTTGTAGCTCTTTgtcttttggttttgaataaTTTCGTTGGTTTTGTAGTTAAGTCATCAATGCTTGAGTTAtggtgttttatttatttttttgaaatgtgGTTCTGTTGGGTTATGGGAAATTATGACTTCTATTGTTGATGTAACATGCTCTGTTTCTTTGTCTACCGCTTCTTTGGTTTCTTAGGCTCGTGTTAGGTGGTGCTTAATATTTGTAGGTCTACTTTAGTGGTGTTGTCGCTTTCAAACTTCATTTTCCATGTGATTGGTTTGGGTAGATAAACGTTTCACACCATATTGATAAATGATACCAAATAGCAGTAAAAGGATGTGCTAAGGAACATAGATCACCACTTGAAGTACGTACTCCACCTCCTTTCGTGTTGTCTGATACTAATTTAGAAGGATTAGGACACTTCTGAATAAATTGTCCATCTGGTTACTGTTCACCAATGCCTTTAATGGTCAAATCTGCATTTAAGGGGCCGTGTTGCATTCTCTGGTTTAGGTTGCTTGTTTTCTTACTTGATCGCTTTCATTTGCAAGTTTTATCTTGAATAATTTCCAAGTATACTTTTCATAGGTATTTTTCTCTTGTAGCCTGTCCCTGTCGATAATTTGAAGGTGTTGTGATATGTCCCTTTACTTTATTAGAAGATCGAAGGTATTTTAAGatactaacaaaaaaataatgtgGAATTCTCCTGTGTGATATCTGAAACTTACCTTAAACCTTGATGACCCTTTTCTGTGCTTTTCTATTTGCCTTTTATTTTTCGTTACTAAATGCCAACACGCTCTATTGGTATCTTACGTGATGCACGGAGAAGTTTCATTATGCCTGTGGCTTTCTGTTGTTAATTTATAGTTTCTTTTCAACTTTAAAGCATATGGCTGCAGAAGTTGAGTTTACGCGTGATTAGAAgaaaacattttgtttttctgaCTATAACATGCAAtcctatttttgttaaaatgattgGAATCGGTATATTCACTCTACTGATTGATGTCAAGTGAAATTTGGGGCATTATTGCTTGATTCTAGGTTATGGCTTGtggattatatattttgtttgccAGCATGCTTCTATTGTATCTCATCTGATGTGGTGCATGAGGA
This region of Vigna unguiculata cultivar IT97K-499-35 chromosome 5, ASM411807v1, whole genome shotgun sequence genomic DNA includes:
- the LOC114183248 gene encoding E3 ubiquitin-protein ligase RDUF1-like — translated: MASLRSSSSFWCYRCNRVVRVSLAAEAQRDPTILCPDCHSGFLEELHTPPHSRRSTRAGSPFNPVIVLRGGNGNENASANENENDVASGNFELYYNDGVSGPGPSGLRPLPAGVTDFLMGSSGFDHLLDQLDGTAVRLDRAASKAAIESMPVVKILASHAHAESHCAVCMENFQVDCDAREMPCGHVYHSECIVPWLSVRNSCPVCRRVVPSDEVDDNNTMGLTIWRLPGGGFAVGRLIGGRELPLVYTEMDGAFNASNGVPRRVSWDSSIGRSRESRGFASAFRNLVSYFGRVRSSFSRGTRNSRLNGRSRSATTIFSRFRSRSRF